In Deltaproteobacteria bacterium, one genomic interval encodes:
- a CDS encoding nitrate reductase subunit alpha, with product MGWIKDIIAPETRKWEEFYRNRFQHDRVVRSTHGVNCTGGCSWQIHVKDGIVTWETQQIDYPLLEDSLPPYEPRGCQRGISYSWYLYSPLRIKYPLIRSALVDAYRAKKRETGDPMKAWEALQADEEQRAAYQKARGKGGFRRATWAECMEIMSVANIYTAKKYGPDRVIGFSPIPAMSMLSYAAGGRFLQLFGGVNLSFYDWYCDLPTAFPEIWGEQTDVCESADWYNAKMIADMGACLNMTRTPDCHFFAESRTNGTKAVVFAPDFSQVSKYADQWVPIHAGGDGAFWMATTHVILKEFHHDAKTQFFLDYVKQYTDSPYLVKLEKKGGAYIPGRLLRAGELPEYKDIANPEWNFVNIDAKTGAFVVPKGSVGARWAEKPGNWNMKFENLADDKPYDPVLTLLGATDKIVQTEFTEWGLDRTVARGVPAKEITAADGSTIVVATVYDLIMAQYGVDRGLPGAYPTSYADKDAAYTPAWQELFTGVDSKTLLQFAREWANTAAKTGGKCMIIIGAGINHWYHANLMYRAGAMALMLTGCVGKNGGGLNHYVGQEKLAPSDSWGAIAFAKDYHGASRLQQSPLWHYINTCQYRYDGQFSRYNTVHDNEWTRMHTADTIFKAVRLGWMPYYPQFAQSSLELCNEAAQAGAADADGVKKYVLEKLESKKLTYSISDPEAPENHPRVWYIWRGNAILASMKGHEYCLKHYLGTHSNAIGKDSEDHPTEVKWHDVAPIGKMDLVVDLNFRMDSSALYSDIVLPAASWYEKADLNSTDLHSFIHPLSAAVPPVWESKSDWNIFRDLAKFTSEAAAKYFPGTHKDVVATPLSHDSAGEIAQPTVKDWYVGECKPVPGKTTHNLVIEERDYTKLYEKFITLGERIRTAGLGAHGNHYQCTDAYDEMIASNHFPKERRDGKVLPSLREDESAANAVLHLSTLTNGKLNVRAYENMEKKTSLSLVDLGAGMADFRVTYADLQAQPRRYTTSPLWSGVMTKGRAYSAFTYNVEKLVPWRTLTGRQHFYLDHEMYIAYGEHLPTYKPSPKPEAYGDLKETLKSGDARILNCLTPHGKWHIHSTYMENHRMLTLSRGCEPCWISEVDAEALGIQDNDWVEVFNDHGVYCTRAAVSARIPKGVCIVYHVPERTVGIPKSQVRGNRRAGGHNSFTRVHLKPNFLNGGYGQFSYHFNYWGPIAPQRDTHVIVKRMNKVVF from the coding sequence ATGGGTTGGATCAAAGACATCATTGCTCCCGAAACCCGGAAGTGGGAGGAGTTCTACCGCAATCGCTTCCAGCACGATCGCGTCGTGCGAAGCACGCACGGCGTGAACTGTACCGGCGGTTGCTCCTGGCAGATCCACGTGAAGGACGGGATCGTCACGTGGGAAACCCAGCAGATCGACTACCCCTTGCTCGAGGATTCGCTGCCGCCGTACGAGCCCCGCGGCTGCCAGCGCGGCATTTCGTATTCCTGGTACCTCTACAGCCCTCTCCGCATCAAATACCCGCTCATCCGTAGCGCGCTCGTCGACGCCTATCGCGCGAAGAAGCGCGAGACCGGGGACCCGATGAAGGCCTGGGAGGCGCTGCAGGCCGACGAGGAGCAGCGCGCCGCCTACCAGAAGGCGCGCGGCAAGGGCGGCTTCCGGCGTGCGACGTGGGCCGAGTGCATGGAGATCATGTCCGTCGCCAACATCTACACGGCGAAGAAATACGGGCCCGATCGCGTCATCGGATTCTCGCCGATTCCCGCGATGTCGATGCTCAGCTACGCGGCCGGCGGGCGCTTCTTACAGCTCTTCGGCGGCGTGAACCTGTCGTTCTACGACTGGTACTGCGATCTGCCGACCGCGTTTCCCGAGATCTGGGGCGAGCAGACCGACGTCTGCGAGAGCGCCGACTGGTACAACGCGAAGATGATCGCCGACATGGGCGCGTGTCTCAACATGACGCGCACACCCGACTGTCATTTCTTCGCGGAGTCGCGCACCAACGGCACGAAGGCGGTCGTCTTCGCGCCGGACTTCAGCCAGGTCTCGAAGTACGCCGACCAGTGGGTGCCCATCCATGCCGGCGGTGACGGCGCCTTCTGGATGGCGACGACGCACGTGATCCTGAAGGAGTTCCACCACGACGCCAAGACGCAGTTCTTCCTCGACTACGTCAAGCAGTACACGGACAGCCCGTACCTGGTGAAGCTCGAGAAGAAGGGCGGGGCATACATCCCGGGGCGGCTGCTCCGAGCCGGCGAGCTCCCCGAGTACAAGGACATCGCGAACCCGGAGTGGAACTTCGTCAACATCGACGCCAAGACCGGCGCGTTCGTGGTGCCGAAGGGCAGCGTGGGCGCGCGCTGGGCGGAGAAGCCCGGCAATTGGAACATGAAGTTCGAGAACCTGGCCGACGACAAGCCGTACGACCCGGTGCTCACGCTCCTCGGCGCGACCGACAAGATTGTCCAGACGGAGTTCACCGAGTGGGGCCTCGACAGGACCGTGGCGCGCGGCGTCCCGGCCAAGGAGATCACGGCGGCGGACGGCTCCACCATCGTCGTCGCCACGGTCTACGACCTCATCATGGCGCAGTACGGCGTCGACCGCGGCCTGCCCGGCGCCTATCCGACGAGCTACGCGGACAAGGACGCGGCCTACACGCCGGCGTGGCAGGAGCTCTTCACCGGGGTCGACTCGAAGACGCTCCTCCAGTTCGCTCGCGAGTGGGCGAACACCGCCGCCAAGACGGGCGGCAAATGCATGATCATCATCGGCGCCGGCATCAACCACTGGTACCACGCGAACCTGATGTACCGCGCCGGCGCCATGGCGCTCATGCTCACCGGCTGCGTGGGCAAGAACGGCGGCGGCCTCAACCACTACGTCGGCCAGGAGAAGCTCGCGCCCTCGGACTCGTGGGGCGCGATCGCGTTCGCCAAGGACTACCACGGCGCGTCTCGACTCCAGCAGTCGCCGCTCTGGCACTACATCAACACCTGCCAGTACCGCTACGACGGCCAGTTCTCCAGGTACAACACCGTCCACGACAACGAGTGGACGCGCATGCACACGGCCGACACGATCTTCAAGGCGGTGCGCCTCGGGTGGATGCCCTACTACCCGCAGTTTGCGCAGAGCTCGCTCGAGCTCTGCAACGAGGCCGCACAGGCCGGCGCCGCCGACGCCGATGGGGTCAAGAAGTACGTCCTCGAGAAACTCGAGTCGAAGAAGCTGACATACTCGATCAGCGATCCGGAGGCGCCCGAGAACCACCCGCGTGTTTGGTACATCTGGCGCGGCAACGCGATCCTGGCGAGCATGAAGGGCCACGAATACTGCCTCAAGCACTACCTCGGCACCCACTCGAACGCGATCGGCAAGGACTCCGAGGATCACCCGACCGAGGTGAAGTGGCACGACGTGGCGCCCATCGGGAAGATGGACCTCGTCGTCGACCTCAACTTTCGCATGGACTCGTCGGCGCTCTACTCGGACATCGTGTTGCCCGCCGCCTCCTGGTACGAGAAGGCGGATCTCAACTCGACGGACCTGCACTCGTTCATCCATCCGCTCTCGGCGGCGGTCCCGCCGGTGTGGGAGTCGAAGAGCGACTGGAACATCTTCCGTGACCTCGCGAAGTTCACGAGCGAGGCCGCGGCCAAGTACTTCCCGGGCACCCACAAGGACGTCGTTGCGACACCGCTCTCACACGACTCGGCCGGCGAGATCGCCCAGCCGACGGTGAAGGACTGGTACGTCGGCGAATGCAAGCCGGTTCCCGGCAAGACGACGCACAACCTCGTCATCGAGGAGCGCGACTACACGAAGCTGTACGAGAAGTTCATCACACTCGGCGAGCGCATCCGCACGGCGGGCCTCGGCGCGCACGGCAATCACTACCAATGCACCGACGCTTACGACGAGATGATCGCGTCGAACCACTTCCCCAAGGAGCGTCGTGACGGCAAGGTCCTGCCTTCGCTCCGCGAGGACGAGTCCGCGGCCAACGCGGTGCTCCACCTCTCCACCTTGACCAACGGGAAGCTCAACGTCCGCGCCTACGAGAACATGGAAAAGAAGACGAGCCTGTCGCTCGTCGACCTCGGCGCGGGGATGGCGGATTTCCGGGTCACCTACGCGGATCTCCAAGCGCAGCCGCGGCGCTACACCACGTCGCCGCTCTGGTCGGGCGTGATGACCAAGGGGCGTGCGTACTCCGCGTTCACGTACAACGTCGAGAAGCTCGTGCCCTGGCGCACCCTCACCGGGCGGCAGCACTTCTATCTCGATCACGAGATGTACATCGCGTACGGCGAGCACCTCCCGACGTACAAGCCCTCGCCCAAGCCCGAAGCGTACGGCGATCTGAAGGAGACGCTCAAGAGCGGCGACGCGCGCATCCTGAACTGCCTCACGCCGCACGGGAAGTGGCACATCCACTCGACCTACATGGAAAACCACCGCATGCTCACGCTGTCGCGAGGGTGTGAGCCGTGCTGGATCAGCGAGGTCGACGCGGAGGCGCTCGGCATCCAGGACAACGACTGGGTCGAGGTCTTCAACGACCACGGCGTCTACTGCACCCGCGCGGCCGTGAGCGCGCGCATCCCGAAGGGCGTGTGCATCGTCTATCACGTCCCCGAGCGCACCGTGGGCATCCCGAAGTCCCAGGTCCGCGGCAACCGCCGCGCCGGCGGGCACAACAGCTTCACCCGCGTGCATCTGAAGCCCAACTTCCTGAACGGGGGATATGGGCAGTTCAGCTACCACTTCAATTACTGGGGACCGATCGCTCCGCAGCGCGACACGCACGTCATCGTGAAACGCATGAACAAGGTCGTCTTCTGA